The following proteins are co-located in the Streptomyces sp. NBC_00435 genome:
- a CDS encoding response regulator transcription factor encodes MVRIRVLVVDDHRIFAESLAAALAAEPDVDVSAAGSGPAALRCLERAVAEGRRFDVLLVDADLTAAVAGVPAQRESGSGPPSASDGIALVAGVRVSHPGVRTVVLAERDDPRRAALALQAGASGWVAKDCSLSRLLAVIRGVLREETHLPPALLTGVLRELTAARKHRTDSERLVESLTPREHEVLRCMVAGLGRKDVAARLFLSPHTVRTHMQNVLGKLGVHSTLAAVALARRAGVRPADLPGLPGQGLAGDVVERSGQLA; translated from the coding sequence GTGGTTCGTATCCGGGTACTCGTGGTCGACGATCACCGCATCTTCGCCGAATCTCTCGCCGCCGCGCTCGCGGCCGAACCGGACGTGGACGTCTCCGCGGCCGGCAGTGGCCCCGCCGCGCTGCGCTGCCTCGAACGCGCGGTGGCCGAGGGCCGCCGCTTCGACGTCCTGCTGGTCGACGCCGACCTCACCGCCGCCGTCGCGGGAGTACCGGCCCAGCGGGAGTCCGGCTCCGGGCCACCGAGCGCCTCCGACGGGATCGCGCTGGTGGCAGGCGTACGCGTGTCCCACCCCGGGGTCCGTACGGTCGTGCTCGCCGAGCGCGACGACCCGCGCCGGGCCGCCCTGGCACTCCAGGCCGGCGCCTCGGGCTGGGTGGCCAAGGACTGTTCGCTCTCGCGGCTGCTGGCCGTCATCCGCGGCGTCCTGCGCGAGGAGACCCACCTTCCGCCCGCGCTGCTCACCGGAGTGCTCCGGGAACTGACCGCCGCGCGGAAGCACCGTACGGACAGCGAACGGCTCGTGGAGTCCCTCACGCCGCGCGAGCACGAGGTGCTGCGCTGCATGGTGGCGGGGCTGGGCCGCAAGGACGTGGCCGCGCGGCTGTTCCTCTCCCCGCACACGGTGCGCACCCACATGCAGAACGTGCTGGGCAAGCTCGGCGTGCACTCCACGCTCGCGGCGGTCGCCCTGGCCCGGCGGGCCGGCGTACGGCCCGCGGACCTGCCCGGACTGCCGGGGCAGGGACTAGCCGGGGACGTTGTCGAACGGAGCGGTCAACTGGCGTAG